A region from the Thermodesulfobacteriota bacterium genome encodes:
- a CDS encoding Xaa-Pro peptidase family protein → MRLIATGRTIRGRVGEVRAGFEDSKVDALLVTNLSNIRYLSAFTGSSAYLLVTARGGRLFIDSRYGLQARAEVKGFGVKVYARSAVADVASLVKARGIKSLGFEGGSVSYATFRHIRKALSGVRLKPLTGAVEKGRAVKDASEIKAIRGAIEAAAPGFKEARKRLAAGGTEKGTASAVERVVKKAGADGFSFPMLVASGPRGALPHGRPSTKKVKSGELVIVDMGVVVGGYCSDQTHTYAVGKPTARQKKIYGLVRAAHQRAIEKVRPGVRASEVDRAARDCIRKAGYGKRFGHGTGHGVGLDVHEGPAIGSRSKDVLEEGMVFTVEPGVYIPGWGGVRIEDMVLVTSDGCELLTESPAELKSVL, encoded by the coding sequence CTGAGGCTTATCGCTACGGGAAGGACTATCCGCGGGAGGGTCGGTGAGGTCCGGGCCGGGTTCGAAGATTCAAAGGTGGACGCCCTCCTTGTAACCAACCTTAGCAACATAAGGTACCTTTCGGCTTTTACCGGCTCAAGCGCCTACCTCCTCGTAACCGCGCGAGGCGGGCGGCTTTTTATCGACTCGAGGTACGGACTCCAGGCAAGGGCCGAGGTGAAGGGGTTCGGGGTGAAGGTCTACGCCCGCAGCGCCGTTGCCGACGTGGCGAGCCTCGTAAAGGCCCGCGGCATCAAGAGCCTTGGATTTGAGGGGGGCTCGGTGAGCTATGCCACCTTCCGGCATATCAGGAAGGCGCTATCCGGGGTAAGGCTCAAGCCGCTTACGGGCGCGGTCGAGAAGGGGAGGGCGGTAAAGGACGCCTCCGAGATAAAGGCCATACGCGGGGCCATAGAGGCCGCGGCCCCCGGCTTTAAAGAGGCACGGAAGAGGCTTGCCGCCGGAGGCACCGAGAAGGGGACGGCTTCGGCCGTGGAGAGGGTGGTCAAAAAGGCCGGGGCGGACGGGTTTTCATTCCCCATGCTCGTGGCCTCGGGGCCGAGGGGGGCGCTCCCGCACGGCAGGCCTTCGACGAAGAAGGTTAAAAGCGGAGAGCTTGTTATAGTCGACATGGGGGTGGTCGTCGGCGGTTACTGCTCCGACCAGACCCATACCTACGCCGTCGGGAAGCCCACGGCGAGGCAGAAGAAGATATACGGGCTCGTCAGGGCGGCCCATCAGAGGGCCATAGAAAAGGTAAGGCCCGGAGTAAGGGCTTCCGAGGTCGACAGGGCGGCCAGGGACTGCATAAGGAAGGCCGGCTACGGTAAACGGTTCGGCCACGGCACGGGCCACGGCGTGGGGCTCGACGTACACGAGGGACCGGCCATAGGTTCACGGAGCAAGGACGTTCTGGAAGAGGGGATGGTCTTCACCGTGGAGCCGGGCGTCTATATACCGGGTTGGGGGGGGGTCAGGATCGAGGACATGGTGCTGGTTACAAGCGACGGCTGCGAGCTTCTTACGGAATCTCCGGCCGAGCTCAAGTCCGTTCTATAA